In Lactuca sativa cultivar Salinas chromosome 5, Lsat_Salinas_v11, whole genome shotgun sequence, the DNA window AGAGAAAGAGTAGAGGGTGAAAGAGAgtgaaaattgtaaaaaaaattcgGAGAGTCTTGCTTTCTATTTATAGTAACTGAAGTCCAGCATTACGTTGGGCATAATCTttagctacgcggggcgtactagcttCTGATGCTCTACGCTGAGCGTATTCTCGTACGCTGGGCATAGAAGCTTCGTGTCATTGATGTGTCAATTGTGCGAGATAGGTGTCCTCCGTCCGAAGAAAGAGGCGACGTGGCCAACTTCTGACCTAGTCCGAGTCCGCTGGGCGTAAtctcatacgttgggcgtacgactTCGGATAAGTCTTGAATTTTATgtttaaaacttcaaaaattcatatcttttgcatacgagctctgttttttacgttctttatatccacgcgtaggtgaaactatgctctacaactttcgattagacttcatcggctataTTTGAATTCActtttattattgtatttttaacaggccaggacaaaaaaagtccgttaaaaattcattacttcttcatccgacgtccagtttcgtctgtctttttaccgttgaactactattgacgagatcttcgattctcgtttaggttgtgtcagatAAAAATTCCTCGATCTATAATTCAAATTTCGAGTTGTACATTGCaatgccgaatcttagaaaactCATAATTCCCTCATACGAAGGcaaatttggatgttctttttatgaaagttctcggtttaacgaatactacgactttcatttagattacaatggctaaaaagtagtttatcctaaactcactttttacgtcatatggCGTCGTACAGGTTCTGTCACAAAACTTTAATAAGTCATAacttttcgttataactcgaatcagTGAGGTTTTCGACTAAATGTTCCTAACGAGATAATTTACAACTATCAGTAATATTAGttttacttatttccaacttaattgttatattttcgttaattttgataattgtctTTTGAtcagaatctcataagacttccaatacttcccgaatgattctaaacatagtttacttcaaatctcataaaactatcttgttagaactcaacgctcaaaaccatataatatttaataatatttatttttaaactaacaaaacacgataactgaacgtgtatgtcTTCTTCTCcataataaaacaaaatcattttgccacatgtcttcTTCTCCTTTATTTAAACACctgacattttctagaatttttgaattttttgtttttctcttgtcattttattgtatttttcattttattaaattaaaatttcacatttaatatgtaggtaatatatatgtaaggtatttattataaaaaatttatatatgtaatgtattcaatgtattaaagccttattaattttaataattcacaaattttctcatttttcttataaattcaaattctcaaattgttaaaatttcatattttttaactaaactcatgtaatacatgagtctgacagctatatatatatatatatatatatatatatatatatatatatatatatatatatatatatatatatatatatatatatatatatatatatataggagtaggatcaaacgaaaacaccaaaaaggttgagaacgcgagaacaaagtatatttatttgtgattccatgtattcaattgtggagaaatgataaatttttacgtcTTTAATTTCAATTAAAGAGAAAAagcatattcatgttgattgtgcgtaaaaatttatcattttctCTACAAATAAATGCAtgaaatcacaaatgaatatatatatatatatatatatatatatatatatatatatatatatatatatatatatatatatatatatatatatatatatatatatatatatatatatatatatatatatatatatatatatatatatatatatataagaagacCCTTTATCAATGACACATCAAATAATTTGGTATATAATGGAAAGATCTAAATAGAAGAAAAACCGATGTCAAAAGTGATGGTCATGTTCACCGAATTGAAGTGGACCTGTCTCGGACATGAAAGGTACACATTTATAATGAAAATCACTTTGACAATCTACAGCTAAAGTAGACGAGATTTTGAGTACAACGTCGGCCTCCTTCATGCAGTGGGATGTGCCGAGTGCCGACATACATTTGGTGGCGGCCGGACCCTCCATCTAATTTGTCACCCCAaccatagaaaaaaaaaagtgcaAAAAATGATTCCTCTGCTACCTATTTTAATTAGGGGTGTCAAACGAGTTGTATCATTGTGTCCTGTTCGTGTGAGATTGAAATCTAAATGGGTTGAGATAAGTTTGCATAATTTGATCCGGTTAATCACCATGTTGTATCTTATCAACTCATTTAGTTTTATATCGAGTTTAGGATTTAGGCCTTGTAATACATCGTGCCACATTATATATTGAAACAGTAAAACATTAAATATGTTAGAAAAAGTAGAAATTTAAGAGAGAGTAGTTTGAGAGGACCCTgcttttaattaattttgattaTCTAGAACAATAACACACTCTCCAATATATTTCATCTAAGCTACAGTACTAAGTACTTGTTACTTAAACCTTCAAACACTTGGTACGTGTTGGAAGAAAACCACTTCAACACCATATACCGCTCGACGACAAACAAGAACggttatttattttaatcaattttGATGACACCTGACAAACGAAGTCATAATTATCGAGCTATGTGAGCTATGAACGATTCCAGCTCCATCCGAGCGTCGCCTCCATCTCTCACCGACTTTCTAACTCGGCGGCCTACAACCACCgccctcttcctcatctcctgCCCTTCTGTCGAACCCATCAATCTCATCACCGCCTTCTCCACCGCCACTGCTGGCACAACCTGCTCTCGCCGGGAGGACCATTCTTTCACCAGGAAACCTACTTTAAGAATCTTGCTTACCAAAACGGCGTTGTTTGGTTGGTCGGAGTGTAAAGGCCATGCAGCTATTGGGACACCCATAGAAATGCTTTCCATGCATGAGTTCCAACCACAGTGACTCATGAATCCACCGATAGATGGGTGAGCCAAGATCTCTAACTGGGGTGCCCATTCTCTAACCACCATGCCTCTATCTTTAACTCTATCTTCATACCCTTCTGGAAGTTCCAAGCGACGTTTAATTTCATCATTGAACTCAATATGATGATCTCCTATATCTGCATCTCTTAACACCCATATGAACTTTCTGTTGCTATTTTCCAACCCGGTTGCAATCTCGAGAACTTGTTCATGGGAGAATGAAATGGTTGTCCCGAAAGAAACGAAGATCACGGTGTTCGATGCTTGTTTGTCAAGCCATTTGAGGCATCTGTCGACGTGGACTGGACCACCATCTTTTTTCGTGACTACTGTTGACCTTTTTATGTCCACAGGATTAAAGGGTCCAAGAGCCCAAAGTAACTTGTTTCGATTTCTTGCCTCTGTTTCAAGTAGGTCCAGAACTGGTTGCTCCACGACTTTACACGTGTTGTAGATGCGGCCCGAGCTTAGTTTTGTATACTCGTGTTGTAGTGAAATGAATTTCTTGAACTCCGAAGTGAAGCAACCCTCGAATGAGAGGAGGTCATTTGTAAGATCCTCTGGTTCGACTAACTCCTGGATTTGTTCTCTAACTTTCTTGGAAGTGTATAAAGCAATAGCGAATGCTGATACTGTATGAAAAGTATATGATTCAGCGTTTGGAAGAGAAACGAAGTCTTGAACGACAGAACCCATTAGAGAATCATGGATAACAACGAGACGGTGGGTGGTTGGGGAGAGTTTACGGAGGAGGGAGGCTACGGGGTGGCGGAGTTGGGTGGCGGCTTCGCATAAAGGTTGGAGATGAGAAGGGAAGTTGTTGGTGGAGTTGGGgttgggaggaggaggaggaggagaagaGGAGGGAGGGATAGGGAAGTCGTGGAAGTGAATGGTGGAGATGGTGTGGGGGTTCCATCCCTGGATCCGGAGCTTGGCTTGGCGGCCGTGGGTGGTGGTGCAGACGAAGTGGACTGGGATGTTGTTGGTGGCGATAAGGCGGGA includes these proteins:
- the LOC111920581 gene encoding zeatin O-glucosyltransferase translates to MVTPTMAADLNKVVVVMVPLPLQGHLNQLLHLSRLIATNNIPVHFVCTTTHGRQAKLRIQGWNPHTISTIHFHDFPIPPSSSPPPPPPNPNSTNNFPSHLQPLCEAATQLRHPVASLLRKLSPTTHRLVVIHDSLMGSVVQDFVSLPNAESYTFHTVSAFAIALYTSKKVREQIQELVEPEDLTNDLLSFEGCFTSEFKKFISLQHEYTKLSSGRIYNTCKVVEQPVLDLLETEARNRNKLLWALGPFNPVDIKRSTVVTKKDGGPVHVDRCLKWLDKQASNTVIFVSFGTTISFSHEQVLEIATGLENSNRKFIWVLRDADIGDHHIEFNDEIKRRLELPEGYEDRVKDRGMVVREWAPQLEILAHPSIGGFMSHCGWNSCMESISMGVPIAAWPLHSDQPNNAVLVSKILKVGFLVKEWSSRREQVVPAVAVEKAVMRLMGSTEGQEMRKRAVVVGRRVRKSVRDGGDARMELESFIAHIAR